The genomic segment TTGGAGGATTTCGGCATTGCCCCGGTAGAGGCCCAGGCCTGCGGACGCCCGGTTATAGCCTATGGGAAAGGCGGCAGCGAAGAAACCATCGTGGATGGCAGGACGGGTATATTATTTCAGCAACAAACACCTGAGAGCTTGATTTCAGCGGTTACCGGTTTTAACCAGTTCCAATTTGAAAGCAAGACCGTAAGAAAACAGGCGGAGACTTTTGACCAAAAAATATTCGAGCAGAAATTCATCAGAATCTTAAGCGATCAATATAAGGCATTCCTTCAACAGAGGCAGGGAGACCGATGAGAAAATATTGGGCCGCAATATATTCCTGGATTATATTAGCCAGCGATTTAATATTAGGCTGGACTGCCGCCAATATTTTATGGACCCTGTGGTTTGTAAAATGGGGCCCCGGGCAGGGTCCGCAGCCGCTGGAGATGGAACATAAGGTAGCTTTGGTGGTTTTTCTGTTGCTCTCGGTGCTGCTGCACGGTGGGTATCGCCACACCTATAAAATGAATCGGCTGGAACAAATATTGAACATATATAAATCTTCACTTATAAGTCTGGTTTTCATTATAGTGGTGGTTTTTTTAATAAAAGGTTATCGGTATTCCAGGGGATTTATTGTTTTATATTATACGGCTGCGCCGTTCCTGCTCTCTTTGGGCAGAGTATTGTTTTTTGTATTCAGTGAAGAGCTTATGAAGCGCGGCTGGGGTATAAAAAATGCAATCATTATCGGCAGTGGGAAAACAGCCAAAGCCGTTTTTGACCATCTGATAACCAACCGGGCCTACGGATACAAGATAATAGGATTTTTGGTGGAGAACGAAAAGGATCTGCAATTCAAATACGGAGGGGTGAAGGCCATCGGCCTTCACCGGGATTGCGATATAGCCGTCAAAAGAAATAAAGTTGAGGAGATATTCATCCCGGGTCTGACCACTAAACTGGCCGATTACAGCGACCTGATCGATCTCTGCCGCAACCATAAAATGGAGGTCAGCATAATTTCCCACCACTATGACCTATTGGCTAAGGTGGCCGGGATATATGATGTAGCCGGGGTGGCCATTGTGACCCAGCACGGGACCTTTTATAGCCGGTTTTACCCCTATGTCAAAAGGGCCATGGACGTTTCCCTTTCGACCCTGGCCCTGGCTGTGTTCAGCCCGGTGATGTTGGCAATCGCCCTGCTAATCAAACTCAACTCCCCGGGGCCGGTTTTCTTCAGGCAGACCCGGGTGGGAAGGAATAGCATCCTCTACCCGTTGTTAAAATTCCGAACCATGCATAAGGATGCCGAAAAGGTAAAGGTGAACCTGCATCAGCATAACGAGGCCGATGGTCCGATATTCAAGATCAAGGAGGACCCCCGGATCACCAGGGTGGGACGCTGGCTGAGGCGCCTGAGCCTGGACGAGCTTCCCCAGCTGATCAACGTATTCAAGGGGGATATGAGCCTGGTGGGACCGCGACCCCCATTGCCCTCGGAGGTGGAGAAATACCAGGATTGGCATAAATACAGACTACAGGGGCAACAGGGGATGACCGGGCTGTGGCAGGTTTCCGGCCGGAGCGAATTGTCCTTCGAAGAGATGGTGCTGTTGGACATTTACTACCTGGAGCACTGGTCGCCCATGATGGATCTGGAGATACTGATCAAAACCATTCCGGCGGTGATCACCGCCAAAGGGGCCTACTAAGATTACAGATATGGGATAATAGATTTTAGGGAATTATAAATGGAAAATACCGGGAATAAAAAGATATCGCCCAGCGTGGTCCGGCTGGGGTGGGTCAGCCTGCTGACCGACGCCTCCTCGGAGATGCTATATCCGTTGATCCCCATTTTTCTGACCACTGTGCTTAATGCCCCGATGGCGGCCCTGGGCCTGATCGAAGGGCTGGCCGAGAGCGCTGCCAGCATTCTGAAGATATTCTCGGGCTGGTGGTCGGACCGGATCGGAAAACGCCGGCCCTTCGTGATTGGCGGCTATTCGCTGTCGGCCCTGTCCAAGCCGCTGATGATCTTCGCCCTGACGGCCGGCTGGCCGCTGGTTCTTCTACTGCGGGTGATGGATCGCACCGGCAAGGGCTTCAGGTCATCGGCCCGGGACGCCCTGATCGCCGACCACACCCCGGACTGTTTGCGGGGCCGGGCCTTCGGACTGCACCGGGCCATGGATTCCCTGGGAGCGGTGCTGGGCCCGCTGGCGGCCCTGTTCTTCATGAGCCGGCTGGGGGAGGGTGCCGCGGCCTACCGGACGGTCTTTTTATGGGCCTTCGTCCCGGCAGTGCTGGGGGTATTTCTGCTGTTCACCGTCCGGGACAAACCATTTGTCAGCCGCTATATAAAACCCAAGTTCCAGTGGAAGGCCTTCAACCAGGATTTCAAGATATTCATTTTCATCAACCTGATCTTCGCCATCGGCAACTCATCGGATGTTTTTCTGATCGTCCGGGCCAAGGAGCTGTTCTCAACCAATCCGGTGGTGATGTCGCTGCTGGCCTACATGCTGTACAATCTGACCTATTCCCTGGGTTCCTACCCGGCCGGGATGCTGGCCGACCGGATAGGTTCACGCAAGGTATTCACCCTGGGGCTGTTGGTCTTCGGGCTGGTCTATCTGGGCTTCGCCTTCAATCACAGCCCGCATATGCTGTGGGTATTGTTCGCGGTCTACGGATTATATACCGCCCTGACCGACGGGGTGGGCAAGGCCTATGCCTCCAAGCTGGTGCAGGAGGAGCTGCGGGCCACCGGAATGGGGGTGTACCACATGTCCACCGGGCTGGCCAGTTTTGTTGCCAGCACCATCGCCGGGCTGTTGTGGCAGACCCTGGGGTTCAGGTCCACATTCATCTTCGGAGCGGCCGCCGCCCTGCTGGCGGTGATCATGTTCGTATTTTTAATCAAAGGGAAGAAATAAATGACGGCAGTGATAGATGCCATAAATGTGAATCGGATATTCCAGGCCCCCAAAGGCGACCTTAAGGTATTATCCGAATTATCCTTCTCCATCGAAAAAGGCGGAACCGCCTCCATTGTGGGGGCCTCGGGCTCCGGCAAATCCACCCTGCTGCATATCCTGGGGTGTCTGGACCGGCCCACCGCGGGGAAGGTTATGCTGGGCGGGCAGGATACCTCGCTGTTGTCCGATCACGATCTGGCAGGGGCCAGAAATAAAAGCATCGGCTTCGTCTTCCAATTCCACCATCTGCTACCGGAGTTCACCGCGGTCGAGAACGTGGCCCTGCCCCTGCTGGTCGGCGGTATGGAAAAAAATGAATCGTTTGCTCTGGCCGAGAAGCTGATGGATGAGGTGGGCCTCAAAGAGAGGTGTCTGCACCGGCCCTCGGAGCTTTCGGGCGGGGAACAGCAGCGGGTGGCGGTGGCCCGGGCCCTGGCCAATTCGCCGGAGGTCATCCTGGCCGACGAGCCCACCGGCAACCTGGACAGCCGGTCCGGAGGATCGGTGGCCGACCTGCTATGGCGGATGAACCAAGAAAAGAATATCGCACTGGTCCTGGTGACCCATAATAACGAACTGGCCGGGCGGGCCGAACGGATAATGGAACTTAAGGATGGACGATTATGGCCGAAGTAAATAACCGAACACTGAAAATAAAGAACATCTACAAAAGCTACCGCAAGCACCGGGCGGTGAACGGCATCTCCATCGAGATCAACCAGGGGGAGATAGTGGGGCTGCTGGGGCCTAACGGGGCCGGCAAGACCACCACCTTCAACGTCATCACCGGACTGATCAAGCCCGACGAAGGTTCGGTGCACCTGGACGAAACCGACATTACTGACATGCCGATGTACCAGCGGGCCCGGCACGGCCTGGGCTACCTGACCCAGGAATCTTCGGTGTTCCGCAAGCTGACGGTGGCCGAGAATATCATGGCCATCCTGGAGATGATGCCTTTAAGCGATCAGCAGAGGCAGGATCGCCTGAAGAACCTGCTGCAGGAGCTGAGCATCACCCATCTGGCCGACAAGAAGGCCCATTCCATTTCAGGCGGGGAGCGGCGCCGGGTGGAGGTGACCCGGGCCCTGGTCACCAACCCGGCCTTTCTGCTGCTGGACGAGCCGTTCACCGGGATAGATCCCATCGCCCGGGCCGACATCCAGCAGGTGGTGATCAAACTAAAAGAACGCGGCATCGGCGTTCTGTTGACCGATCACAACGTCCGGGAGACCCTGGAGATCACCGACCGGGCCTATGTGGTCTACGAGGGCCAAATATTCGCCTCGGGCACGCCCCAGGAGATCGTGGATCACGCCGGGGCCCGGGAGAAATTCTTGGGGAATAAGTTCACCCTGTGAGGGCGGATCAGTATTTAATAAGCCAGATAATCATATAAGGGAAAAGTCATGGATAAAAATGCCAAGATCTATGTGGCCGGACATGCCGGGCTGGTAGGATCGGCCATGCTGAAGCAGTTGAAAGAAAAAGGCTATCACAATATCATTCTGCGTGAGATGAACCAGCTGAACCTGCGGGATCAGTCGGCGGTAGGTGAATTTTTCAAAGCCGAAAAACCGGAGTATGTCTTTCTGGCGGCGGCCCTGGTGGGCGGCATCCATGCCAATAACACCTATCCGGCCGATTTCATCTACGATAACCTGCTGATAGAGTGCAACGTCATCAATGCCTCATACCTCAACGGGGTCAAAAAACTGCTGTTCCTGGGCTCCTCCTGCATCTATCCCCGGGAATGCCCCCAGCCCATGAAGGAGGAATACCTGCTGACCGGCCCGCTGGAACCCACCAACGAGCCCTACGCGGTGGCCAAGATCGCCGGGATCAAGATGTGCCAGGCTTACAACAAACAGTACGGCACCAAATTCATCTCGGTGATGCCCACCAATCTTTACGGCCCCAACGACAATTACCATCCTCTCAATTCGCATGTCCTGCCGGCCCTGATCCGCCGCTTCCACGAGGCCCGGGAGGAGGGTCGGCCCTATGTGGAGGCCTGGGGCACCGGCTCGCCCCGCCGGGAGTTCTACTACTCCGAGGATATGGCGGCGGCCTGCATCTTTCTGATGGAAACCTATGACGGCGGCGAAATTGTCAACATCGGCTGCGGACAGGATATGACCATCAGGGAGCTGACCGCACTGGTGGCCAAAACTGTCGACTATAAGGGCCAGATCCGCTGGGATGAATCCAAGCCCGACGGCACCCCCCGGAAATTGCTGGACGTCAGCCGACTGCACGGTTTGGGCTGGACCAAACACACCCCGCTGGAGGAGGGCCTCAAGCTGGCCTACCGTGATTTTCTGGAGAACCCCCAGATCAGAAAATAATGACAATGCGTTCAAATTAAAAAAATATAAAGACGGAGGAACTGTGATGATCAAAGACCTTTCTGCTTTCTATTCCAAGAATGCCCTGAACATGAAGCGCTCCGAGATCCGGGAGCTTCTCAAATACACCCGCAAGCCGGAGATCATCTCCTTTGCCGGCGGGCTGCCGGATCCCCAGACCTTCCCGCTCAAGGACATCGAGGAGATAGCCTGCCAGGTGCTGAGGGAGAAAGGGAACGTGGCCCTGCAGTACGGCCCCACCGAGGGCGAACTGCCGCTGCGCCAGGAGATCGCCAAATGGATGGCGGCGCATAAGGCCGGCATCAATCCCGAGAACATCATGATCACCTCGGGTTCGCAACAGGGCCTGGACATCATCGCCAAGGTGTTCATCGATCCGGGCGATCCCATCATCGTGGAACTGCCCAGCTACATCGGCGGGCTGCAGGCCTTTCAGGCTTACCGGGCCAAGATGATCGGCATCCCCCAGGATAACGACGGGATGAAGGTGGACAAGCTGGAGAAGGTTCTGGCCCGGATGGCCAAGAAGAAAAAGAAGCCCAAGTTCATCTACGTGGTGCCGGATTTTCAGAACCCCTCCGGGGTGACTATGTCGCTGGAGCGCCGGAAGAAACTGCTGGAGCTGGCCTATAAATACGAAGTGCCGATCATAGAGGACAGCCCCTACCGCGACCTGCGGTTCACCGGGAACGATGTGCCGCCCATCTACAGCCTGGACACCCAGAACCAGGTGATAGTGCTGGGCACCTTCTCCAAGATATTCTGCCCCGGCCTGCGTCTGGCCTGGCTGATGGCCCCGGCCGCCTGGACCGACCGGATGATAGTCTCCAAGCAGAGCATGGACCTGGCCAGCCCCACTTTCAACCAACTGATCGTGGCCGAGTATATGAAGCGCGGGCTGCTGGTAGGACAGGTCGAGAACATCAAAAAACTGTACGGCAAAAAGCGGGAGGTGATGCTGAAGGCCCTCAAGAAGAACATGCCCAAGGGGGTCAAGTGGACCAAGCCGGAGGGGGGGCTGTTCCTGTGGGTCAAACTGCCCAAGAACATGAACGCCACCGAATTGTTCATGAAGGCCATCGAGGAGAACGTGGCCTATGTGATAGGCTCGGCCTTCCACTGCGACGGCAAGGGGCAGAACACCATGCGGCTGAATTTTTCCTACGCTTCGGAGGAACAGATAGCGGAGGGCATTCAGCGGCTGGCCAATATGATCAGAAAGAATATGTGATCCCGGCATATAAGCATGATGGGTAGACAGTATACAGTAATCAGTAGGGGCGGGGTTTAAACCCGCCGACCTCACCCCCGACCCCTCTCCTAAAGCATTAGGAGAGGGGCTTTTGTGTCCCCTAAAAAGGGGAGGATATGAGGGGTGTCTTGGTTCGGGCCGTGTACAATACCGTAGGGATATGGTCGCCATGTCCGGCACCATGCCTACCCGGCAGGAAACATTGGGCCGGCCCCGGCCGGCGGGTTTTCTGTTTGACATATGGGATAATTAATAGTAGAATACTTATAACATATCATCATTGGGCTTAAGCAATACCATTACTCTAATACTGTAAAGGAGAACAAGATGAAACACACTTTGTCCGCAGTCATGGCCGTGCTGGGGGCCTTTTTTATTCTGGCCGTTCCGGCCCAAGCCGACTGGGCCACCACCACCGTGGCGGCGGGGACAAACCCTTCCGCTGTTGCTATTAATCCGGTAACCAACAAGATTTACGTGGTCAACTGGAGCAGCAACAACGTAACGGTGATAGACGGGGCCACCAATGACACCACCACGGTGGCGGCGTGGGCAAGCCCCTGTGGCGTGGCTTGCAACCCGGTAACCAACAAGACCTACGTGGCAAATTATGGCAGCAATTGTGTGACGGTGATAGACGGAGCCACCAACAATACCAGCACCGTGGCTGCGGGAGGCGGCCCCTGGGCCGTGGCTTGCAACCCGGTAACCAACAAGATCTATGTAGCAAACAATGGCAGCAACAACGTAACGGTGATAGATGGCGCCACCAATGTCGCCACTACCGTGGCGGCAGGGACAAACCCCTATGCCGTAGCGGTAAACCCGGCCACCAACAAGATCTACGTGACCAACGAAGGCAGCAACAACGTAACGGTGATAGACGGGGCCACCAACGACACCACTACCGTGGCTGCGGGGACAAACCCCAGGGCCGTGGCTTGCAACCCGGTAACCAATAAGATCTACGTGGCCAACTACAGCAGCGACGACGTAACGGTGATCGACGGGGCCACCAATGCCACGGCCACGGTGGTGGAGGGAGAAGGACCCTATGCCGTGGTTTGCAATCCGGTAACCAACCAGATCTATGTGGCGAATAACAACAGCGCCAATGTAACGGTGATAGACGGGGCCACCAATGGCACCACCGCCGTGGCGACCGGAACACAGCCCTGGGCCGTGGCTGTGAACCCGGTGACCAACAAGATCTACGTGGCGAATATCGGCAGCAACAACGTAACTGTGATAGACGGGGTCACCAATGACACCACAATCGTGGCTGCGGGGACAAGTCCCAATGCTGTGGCTTGCAACCCGGTGACCAACAAGATCTACGTGGCCAACCAAAGCAGCAACAACGTAACGGTGATCGACGGAGCCGCCAATGCCACTGCCACGGTGACGGCGGGGACATATCCCTATGCCGTGGCTTGTAACCCGGTTACCAACAAGATCTACGTGGCCAACTACAGCAGCGACGACGTAACGGTGATCGACGGGGTCACCAATGCCACGGCCACCGTGACGGAGGGAGACGGACCCTATGCCGTGGCTTGCAATCCGGTAACCAACCAGATCTATGTGGCGAATATCGGCAGCAACAACGTAACGGTGATCGACGGGGCCACCAATGCCGCCACCACCGTGGCTGCGGAAGGAGGACCCTATGCCGTGGCTTGTAACCCGGTTACCAACAAGATCTACGTGGCCAACTATTCAAGCAACAACGTCACGGTAATAGACGGGGCCACTAGTGACACGGCCAGCGTAGCGGCGGGGACAAGTCCCTGTGCCGTGGCTTGCAACCCGGTTACCAACAAGATCTACGTGGGGAATTACAGCGGCGACAGCGTGACGGTGATCGACGGGGCCACCAATGCCGCCACTGCCGTAGCGACGGGGACAAGTCCACGTGCAGTGGCTTGCAACCCGGTAACCAACCAGATCTACGTGGCCAACTGGACCAGCGCCAACGTAACGGTGATAGACGGGGCCACCAATGCCACCACTACCGTAGCGGCGGGGACCAACCCCATTGCCGTGGCGGCCAACCCGGCAAGCAACAAGATCTATGTGGCCAACTATGGTAGCAACAACGTAACGGTGATAGACGGGGCCACCAATGACACCACTATCGTAGAGGCGGGTTCATATCCCTATGCCGTGGCTTATAACCCGGTAACCAACAAGATATATGTGGCGAATTACAACAGCAATAACGTAACGGTGATCGACGGGGCCACCAATGCCACAACCACCGTGGTGGCGGGGACAAACCCCATTGCCGTGGCTTGCAACCCTGCAAGCAACATGATCTACGTGGCGAATTATTACAGCAACGACGTAACGGTGATAGACGAGGCCCCTGTTTACGATACCGGGGTGCGGGCGGTGATTACTCCGCTGGCAAATAACAGCACCTACCTGTCCCAGCCCACCCTGACCGGCAGGGCCGTCAACCGCTGGGCTACCAACAGGACCGACATGATGGGCGTCATCAACGATTGCCTGCCCTGTCCTAATTCCTGGCAATGGTCGGCGGGCCCGTTCGACAGCACCTCCTCGGACTCCATCAGCTTCAATTTCAACTGGGGGGATTCGCTGGTATGGGGGGAGAACTTTGTCACCTTCGTTCCGCTGGAGATGCAGGCCGCCACCACCAACAACCTGGGGCTGGGCACTCCCTTTTCCGGTAACAGGCTGGTCTATCCGGTCTACCGGATAGACTCGACCGCCTACGGGGTGGCCGGCCAACCGGAGAATATCGGACAGCCTTTGGCATTCAGGCTGGAACAGAACTGGCCCAACCCCATGAAGGATCAGACAACCATCAGGTATCAACTTTCCAAGTCAGCAGCAGTCAAGGTGGAAATATATAACATAACAGGCCAGAGGGTGAAGATCCTGGTTGAGGGGACACAGCCGGCCGGGCATCATACGGTGCAATGGAAGGCCGCCGGAGTGGCCTCCGGGGTGTATTTCTGCCGATTGCAGGCCGGGGACTTCAGCGCGACTAGGAAACTGCTGATAGTCAGGTAAGCCCCTTTCATTGGCATAAGGGCCGCCCTTTAGGGCGGCCCTTATGACTACATTCATGAAATTCATATTGCTTTATTGGGTGTTTTAAGATAACATCAATATGGGGTTTGGATCATAAACCGCTATCGGCGCTTTCTCTGAAAACTTAATTCACAAGGAATAGACATGAAAAGAATGCTTATCACGGCAATAGCCTTGCTGGCAATGCTTCTGGGCGGAGCGGCAACCTGCCGGGCCGATTGGGCCACCGCCACCGTATCTGCCGGCTCCTGGCCGGTGGCCGCGGCAGTGAACCCGGTAACCAACAAGATCTACGTGGCCAACCGCTATGCCGACAGCGTCACCGTAATCGACGGGGCCACCCTGTCTTCGACCAGGGTGGCGGTGGGCCAGTACCCCAGGGCCCTGGCGGTCAATCCATACACCAACAGGATATACGTGGCCAACTATGACGGCGGCACGGTGACTGTAATAGACGGGGCCACCCATTCCACTGTTACCGTGGCGGCCGGAACCAATCCCATGGCAATTGCGGTGAATCCCATGACCAATAAGATCTACGTGGCCAACGAGGGCAGCGCCAATATCACCGTGATCGACGGGACCAATAATTCCGCAGTGAACGTGACGGGAAGAGACGTGCCCTGCGCCATAGCCGTGAACCCAGTGACCGACATGATCTACGTGGCCAACGCCGGCAGCCACTATCTGACGGAGCTGGCCGGCATCGATAATTGGACGGAGAGCATCAGCATAGCGCCCAGCGGAACCTACACCTTTGCCGTGGCGGTGAACCCCTCCACCAACATGGTCTATGCCACCAGGGGCGACGGCCTGGTGGTGGAAGTGAACGGGGACGGCCATGACACCAGCTTCGTGTTGATTGATGGAGACGGCGGGGCCCTGGCGGTGAATCCGGTGACCAACAAGATCTACGCGGCCAATTATAATGACAACAGCGTAACGGTCATAGACGGGGCAACCCATGCCACAACCAGAGTGGCCCTGGGGTCACCTCCGCAGGCCATAGCGGTGAACCCGGTGACCAACAAAATCTACACCGCCAACGACACCGGCGACAGCGTGACGGTGATCGACGGGGCCACCAATGCCATAACCAACATTTCCACCGGGAATCTTACCTGGCCCCAGGCCATCGTGGTCAACCCGGCCACCAACAAGATCTACAGCATCAACCACATGGGCGACAACCTGACGGTGATCGACGGAGGCGATTACGATACAGCCACGGTAGCCGCGGGTTC from the Candidatus Edwardsbacteria bacterium genome contains:
- a CDS encoding sugar transferase; its protein translation is MRKYWAAIYSWIILASDLILGWTAANILWTLWFVKWGPGQGPQPLEMEHKVALVVFLLLSVLLHGGYRHTYKMNRLEQILNIYKSSLISLVFIIVVVFLIKGYRYSRGFIVLYYTAAPFLLSLGRVLFFVFSEELMKRGWGIKNAIIIGSGKTAKAVFDHLITNRAYGYKIIGFLVENEKDLQFKYGGVKAIGLHRDCDIAVKRNKVEEIFIPGLTTKLADYSDLIDLCRNHKMEVSIISHHYDLLAKVAGIYDVAGVAIVTQHGTFYSRFYPYVKRAMDVSLSTLALAVFSPVMLAIALLIKLNSPGPVFFRQTRVGRNSILYPLLKFRTMHKDAEKVKVNLHQHNEADGPIFKIKEDPRITRVGRWLRRLSLDELPQLINVFKGDMSLVGPRPPLPSEVEKYQDWHKYRLQGQQGMTGLWQVSGRSELSFEEMVLLDIYYLEHWSPMMDLEILIKTIPAVITAKGAY
- a CDS encoding MFS transporter — translated: MENTGNKKISPSVVRLGWVSLLTDASSEMLYPLIPIFLTTVLNAPMAALGLIEGLAESAASILKIFSGWWSDRIGKRRPFVIGGYSLSALSKPLMIFALTAGWPLVLLLRVMDRTGKGFRSSARDALIADHTPDCLRGRAFGLHRAMDSLGAVLGPLAALFFMSRLGEGAAAYRTVFLWAFVPAVLGVFLLFTVRDKPFVSRYIKPKFQWKAFNQDFKIFIFINLIFAIGNSSDVFLIVRAKELFSTNPVVMSLLAYMLYNLTYSLGSYPAGMLADRIGSRKVFTLGLLVFGLVYLGFAFNHSPHMLWVLFAVYGLYTALTDGVGKAYASKLVQEELRATGMGVYHMSTGLASFVASTIAGLLWQTLGFRSTFIFGAAAALLAVIMFVFLIKGKK
- a CDS encoding ABC transporter ATP-binding protein, with amino-acid sequence MTAVIDAINVNRIFQAPKGDLKVLSELSFSIEKGGTASIVGASGSGKSTLLHILGCLDRPTAGKVMLGGQDTSLLSDHDLAGARNKSIGFVFQFHHLLPEFTAVENVALPLLVGGMEKNESFALAEKLMDEVGLKERCLHRPSELSGGEQQRVAVARALANSPEVILADEPTGNLDSRSGGSVADLLWRMNQEKNIALVLVTHNNELAGRAERIMELKDGRLWPK
- the lptB gene encoding LPS export ABC transporter ATP-binding protein; its protein translation is MAEVNNRTLKIKNIYKSYRKHRAVNGISIEINQGEIVGLLGPNGAGKTTTFNVITGLIKPDEGSVHLDETDITDMPMYQRARHGLGYLTQESSVFRKLTVAENIMAILEMMPLSDQQRQDRLKNLLQELSITHLADKKAHSISGGERRRVEVTRALVTNPAFLLLDEPFTGIDPIARADIQQVVIKLKERGIGVLLTDHNVRETLEITDRAYVVYEGQIFASGTPQEIVDHAGAREKFLGNKFTL
- a CDS encoding GDP-L-fucose synthase, giving the protein MDKNAKIYVAGHAGLVGSAMLKQLKEKGYHNIILREMNQLNLRDQSAVGEFFKAEKPEYVFLAAALVGGIHANNTYPADFIYDNLLIECNVINASYLNGVKKLLFLGSSCIYPRECPQPMKEEYLLTGPLEPTNEPYAVAKIAGIKMCQAYNKQYGTKFISVMPTNLYGPNDNYHPLNSHVLPALIRRFHEAREEGRPYVEAWGTGSPRREFYYSEDMAAACIFLMETYDGGEIVNIGCGQDMTIRELTALVAKTVDYKGQIRWDESKPDGTPRKLLDVSRLHGLGWTKHTPLEEGLKLAYRDFLENPQIRK
- a CDS encoding PLP-dependent aminotransferase family protein; this translates as MIKDLSAFYSKNALNMKRSEIRELLKYTRKPEIISFAGGLPDPQTFPLKDIEEIACQVLREKGNVALQYGPTEGELPLRQEIAKWMAAHKAGINPENIMITSGSQQGLDIIAKVFIDPGDPIIVELPSYIGGLQAFQAYRAKMIGIPQDNDGMKVDKLEKVLARMAKKKKKPKFIYVVPDFQNPSGVTMSLERRKKLLELAYKYEVPIIEDSPYRDLRFTGNDVPPIYSLDTQNQVIVLGTFSKIFCPGLRLAWLMAPAAWTDRMIVSKQSMDLASPTFNQLIVAEYMKRGLLVGQVENIKKLYGKKREVMLKALKKNMPKGVKWTKPEGGLFLWVKLPKNMNATELFMKAIEENVAYVIGSAFHCDGKGQNTMRLNFSYASEEQIAEGIQRLANMIRKNM
- a CDS encoding T9SS type A sorting domain-containing protein, giving the protein MIYVANYYSNDVTVIDEAPVYDTGVRAVITPLANNSTYLSQPTLTGRAVNRWATNRTDMMGVINDCLPCPNSWQWSAGPFDSTSSDSISFNFNWGDSLVWGENFVTFVPLEMQAATTNNLGLGTPFSGNRLVYPVYRIDSTAYGVAGQPENIGQPLAFRLEQNWPNPMKDQTTIRYQLSKSAAVKVEIYNITGQRVKILVEGTQPAGHHTVQWKAAGVASGVYFCRLQAGDFSATRKLLIVR